One window of Cydia pomonella isolate Wapato2018A chromosome 5, ilCydPomo1, whole genome shotgun sequence genomic DNA carries:
- the LOC133517975 gene encoding uncharacterized protein LOC133517975: MATVQTASEMSLSSAPLAVPQNKDLDLMALTMAALRLVNPWVKAEPEPWQEPREEPKDRIITLAEVSQHDTPRDCWVVIYDRVYDITTFIDEHPGGGDIMLEYAGQDASTAFRSSGHSRMATKALDRFLVGELPMSERMYRRPGGIRLSDIPE; encoded by the exons ATGGCAACGGTGCAAACTGCTTCTGAAATGAGCCTTTCGTCAGCTCCGCTGGCCGTGCCACAAAACAAAGATCTGGATCTGATGGCACTCACCATGGCCGCGTTGCGTCTGGTGAACCCCTGGGTGAAGGCCGAGCCGGAACCCTGGCAGGAGCCCCGGGAGGAGCCGAAGGACCGCATCATCACCCTCGCCGAGGTCAGCCAGCACGACACTCCGCGAGATTGCTGGGTCGTCATCTACGACCGTGTCTACGACATCACTACCTTCATTGATGAG CATCCCGGTGGAGGCGACATAATGCTGGAGTACGCGGGCCAAGACGCCAGCACGGCGTTCCGCAGTTCCGGGCATTCGCGCATGGCCACCAAGGCGCTAGACCGGTTCCTCGTCGGCGAGCTGCCGATGAGCGAGCGCATGTACCGCCGCCCTGGAGGCATCCGACTTAGCGACATACCGGAGTAA